GGCCGTCAAATTTAATCATCATTTAAAACCAGTTAAAGTCATGAAATACATCTTTTCAACATGATGATTGTCACTACTCTTTATACCCGAACAATGAAGAACAATTAAAGGTACATACAGTTTTAAACATCGTTATTTCTCAGCAAATAGTGCTTATAtacattttaaaggaaatacGTACATAATCGATAACAAACATTTACTGAATTTTCCTTTGCAACTTTGTACATGGATTAAAAATTATTCTACGCTCATCAACGTTCCAAAACCATGCTAAACATTAAATAAACGTTTCATTTCGTTACaatatatgtttttatataAAGGAAGTGGGTCCTTCACAAAAACTTGTGGTGCAGCGCATCATGTTCAATGTGTAGACGTACAAATGGAGACATAGATGCAAGACGTAGCTTTCTGATCGTATTTACTTGGCGAGCTTTCGGCCATTCGTCATTTGGCCTTCACTATTACTATATACATCgaaacaaacaaaacagaatTAACATCATGCATGGTTTCCCTCAACAATAAGGCCGTTCCTCTTTGAAGTGTGGTGTACTATTTCTGTCgcgaaattcaaataaaaaatggtgtggaaataaacttttaaaaactGTTGCAAGGCTAGCGTCTTCAAACGGTGTATGTGCTTTATAAGATAACTCCATTCTTCTAATTAGtattattagaagtagtagtagtagtagtagtagtagtattagtagtagtaatattttcattatgattatctttattttttattatcattgataattAGTGCTTTCTTAATGTGTTACAATACTCGCCAAAACCAATAAAGTCAATTAGGTGACATTATCTACGACAATGGAACgataatttatattgaaaacaataattaaaggaaaccaaaacccaagaagagaagcaaatttattggaaagagtaaaatgagaggaacaatttttaaaaaaagtttcatcaaaatcggttatgaaataagcaagttatggacgattaaaaagtcttgttgtacttactatgtggatcctcaaattggcaaacgtgcttcaaaatggctgattttgtgggcaactctccatttgttttgtacatatattttcagattttcccctttattttacatatttcacattatctcctcctgaccttgacatatatgatgtggattatattttcccatgacatatgttgtgctcagaaggaggcaagatgcaatttgaaagatacaaaacaaatggagagttgtccacaaaatcagccattttgaagcacgctTGCCAATTtcaggatgcccatagaaagtacagcaagagttttcaaactcccataacttgcttatttcataaccgattttgatgaaactttttttaaattgttcctctcattttactctttccaataagattacttctcttattgggttttggtttcctttaaagaaTTACATGAGGAGAGGACGCATTTGTTCCTTACTCATTGCGAAAACATGtaaattcatatcaaaattGTGATTTGGTGTATCAATATACTAGTAGCTCAGCGAATAAGATGTAAATGTCATAATCACAATACAAAAATTtgaatcaatttcaattctaaatTCAATGCAATTCTAAGTTGAAAATAAACAAGGTCAATAATCGATTGAATTTCACCCAAACTTTCgcctacttaaaaaaaacaataataatcacAAGAGGTGCAATGTTGAAGCTTTTCCTCCTTCCTACACTAGTTCATGATTTCCCCCCTTTATTGTTTATAAATCACATCTCTTTTCGCATCATAAATGTAAATGAGTACATCTACCATGTATTCTTAAACGAacgaatcaatcaatcaagtaagtgtaaataaattaatatgaGAATACTTTATTCCCAAAATCTGGTTAACAATATCTGCTCAAACGCTGAAAGAATCGTGTATCTTGTATTTGTTTCATCAATTCGCAGAGTCCATCTTCTCTGTAAGTGAATGACCTGCATCCGGCGAGATTCTGACACATGATGGCGCACTTCACCAGGCTGACCTTTTCTGCTCTCATCATGACGTCATTACTTATGACACATTGTTGAAAGGTTTCAAGAGTTGATTGTGGAGTTGTCTCGGTATATTGAGTTGTAGGTTGCAGCTGGGTCTGAGTGGTAGCAGATTGGGTGGTAGGAAATCCTTTTCTAGGATATACTATCGACAATAAACGTAGATTTAAATTTAGGTAAATTGCAAGAAATACCACAGCTTTGATTGGTCGGTtttagtgatgattttttttttaaataaaacagtGGACACCTAGTCACCAAGAATtcatacagcatttccattaatttaaatgcaggataaaagagaatTGTCTCTCAAATGCATCGTTCACGGCCACAGGTGCCGCGGCTAGGGATCGAGCCCCGGACTCTATATGTATAAGTCAGGTGCCTCAGACCACCTCCACTATCAAACCGATATACGATTTACGCCAAGCTAGTGCGAGAGGGATTTGCCCTCAGCTCTTGTCAGTACTGCTTTTTAATTTCACTGTGTGAGATATTCTCTTTACGGGATATACTGATGTCGTCACGTGTATAAGAAAAGAATTTCGATAcaattatgtattaaaaaaaagaaaacttttctACGATCATTCGGCTGTTATAGTTTCTTCCACATATTCCTTTGGTGCACTAAATGTAGCGTATTTAAAAATGCTAgttaataatatttcatatttatgttaAGTATGTTAATCTCTTCTGCATACTTGtgcatttatatcaaagttgtGTTACGTCACGGGTTTGTGGAAATAAGACctacaaaaatgaaagaaaatggcaAGTCCTCCCCAACAAAAAGCAAGACTTTTATAAACAAAGAAAGATCAAACAAGCAAactgctgaaaatatttcatcaaaatcggatatattGACTAGGGGCAATCGTAATGCTACTTTGGGATCTCAAGAAAACCAGTGGAACcgaatagaaagaaagaaagaaagaaagaaaaacagaaaaacagaaagaaagcaCAGTATATACTCTCAGTTATTGGCCCAATTTAAGCATAACAAAGGTATATGAGGCAGCTTTAACACAGAGACATGCACACGTGCAGTATACTTTGTGCGATCTTTGTTATGCTAGCTTCACGAAAATAAGTTTAGAATAGAACAGAAAAATGTAATCTTAGAATAAACTGTATAAACTTAGCACGCCGATAGTTAGGCCACTTGGTGACAGTCTGCCGTATGACAGTCTGAGAACAATAAATGTCTTTCGCTGGcatgaaattaaaaagattTACGTGCCCCTCTGTCATGTCTGTTCATTATATTTAGAGCGCTGCTAAAGGAGTACACAATACCACATTTTGTGATTTCAGAATTGCAATCGTGGCAACTAACAATATGGGATGTCATGTCTAGTCAAATGCTGGTGGTTGTAACGTTTGCTGTAGAGGGAAGGCCATCTTCTTTGGTAGGGCACCTTCTTGcaaagatttgcgattgatccaatcaaaacAACTACGGAAAGCCATCATCGTCAACATCTCATCTGCAcgattgttcaaaatattttctagatatgatatatatttttttacactcGTCGGTTTCTTCTAAGTGCTCCCTATGTTTACAAGGGACAAATTTCATGGAGAAACAAATCTGACCTTGCCAGATTTCCATATAGCTAAGGTTGATTGTCTTACAAATcggaactctttgtaagacggggcctcaTGTCTACAACCAACATGGCCATGGGAAGCTTGTCAGAATTTGTTCCAAACCAGCACCCGCTCGagaaaaaatcgttcccaggtccTTGAAAACTGTCTGCAAGTTTCTTGTAAGATGATGATCAACGGACATACAGTACGCGTGCCATTTTGCTTGAAGTTGTCCCAGTCCATTCGGTAGGGATGATAGAATAAACTTAAAGTTACGAACCCAAGTATaattatatacacacacatacacaccatACACACTTTGGAAATCCTATGGCCACAGCCCCAAAATACATATGCATGCATTTACACGcaggaaaaagaagatgaaggagAGAAGGtcaagatgaagaaaaatatagtgTGTTGTATCAATGAACAAACATCATACCTTTAAGAATagtaaagtttcaaaaacattaaatgttattttttttttattgatgagAAAGAAGAAACTACATTATACCTACTTTCACAAAACGGAAAGACACTAGCCGTGGAGCAAGGAGTACCATACGCCTTATCTAACCAGAGTTTCATGCAGTCATCATAGCTACCAACGGGTTCAACATGCCATTCATCTGTGAGAACTAAAGGTAACAAAAACGAGCAGGGTTGGcaacacaaaaacaacaatggaAAGGTGGTGGTGCAACAACCACACTTCATGAAAACAAGACGTTCAATTTCAGAAAATGTAACTTCAACTATTTCTGGTCTTGGAACGCCTTCATGAGTGCAACTTGGCATATTTCGTTCcagacagtggcgtaactacggctggcacaaaaaacacaaaaaaaacgggaaaaagagaaaaagagggagaaagtgaaagaaacatagtgggaaggaagaaattattgttaattatggTATATTATAAttgtgttatgtaatattacataacaataaaaaaatatataacttaatgaaacataatttgctcagggcctatgtcttcattgttcctaaTATTCGCATTGcttgtttaacgagatatagaATCCCGGTGGGATTTAAGCCCGTGATTTCATATCTTTGCTACAATGCTTTGTATTGGTAACAATGCCCCATGTCTTCCCCCGTCAAAATTTTACCTCCTTAGGCTACTATGGAATATGGGTATGCCAATGTGACCTCTTACGCAAGGATCCCACTTCTGAACTGGCTCTCTACATCATTCCCAAATTACTGTTGGCCTAGTCGGTCTCACTCGATAAGGTGATCGCTGTCGAACTACATTGATCATGCTTGTCAACAACGTTCTCGTTCCCTTCTCgaatatttacaaaatgttcAAACTACTTGAGGTGTGGGGTAACTAGGACAAGTATATCACCTATAGACTGGCAACGAATAAGGCAGATTTACTTGATTTTTTTGCCGAGCTATAAAGACAGCGTTAAATAAGCTGATAGCGATTGACCACTTCAGTGGTGGGAATCATTAAACTCTTCTCTAATCGGTTCAGCAGTGGATCAAGTCGTGTTGGACACAATACCATTTTACGTTCCATACTGTTTGTGTAAAATGGTGGGAATGTCCCAAGTATTGTGTCTAATCGGGAATCGGGCTGGGTCCGCCATTGGATCAATTTGGCAATGGTAGTCTAGCATTGGAAAAGAAGGACGACGCTCAGCGTACGGCCTTTGACTCGATATACTCGTAAAATCCGTTCATTACGTTAGTTAATCTTTTCGATGCATCGGCTGATCAAGGTGCAAGGTGCATCGGCTGATCAATGTGGAACGACCTGCCACTAACaattagacagtctccatcattagcgatcttcaaaaagtcattaaaaactcatctctttcatactttgtagttttttttaattttacatctTATGAATccattgtaagcgctttgggcctaatggggAAAacgcagtacaaataataatgtataataataataataaaaggaacATCTTCTGCGCATTCCAAGGCCCCGCCCAAGGCCCATTTCCCTCTCCAGTATAATGTGTTGGTATTATTGTTTGGTGGTCAGACTTTGGTCCTAATCATATGTTAAGCTTACCTGAACGGAGCGCGCAAATTTGTCCAGAAAATGCATCATGATCATTGTTTGAAGACACAGCATTGTCAATAATATACTTACCCTCAGTGTCACGAGACGTACGATAGTGGCATTTGAAGGTTAGCTCGACGTCCTTATCTGTATACCCTATCAACAAGTTGGCATCAAAGCTTCTGGTGATATCTGACTTTTGACTTTTCTCCACTTTGCTATTGGGAAAGCATGTGGCAAAGTACTCGATACCGTGAGCCGAAAGGCATATCGAAGCAGCACTTGAATAGATCACGGCACAACTAATCACAGAGTCTTCAGTAAGCGACCTGTACTGCAGAGTTTCACGGTTTCCATGAGCTCCATCGATCGAAAGATTacaagaaagaaacaaaatgtgTTATAACTATTATGATTTCAGGATGCGCTTTAGGGCAAATCTGGTCTATGGTTGAATAAAATGTGGCTACAGTGACATTCGAAATCTGAATACAAATATGCTTTAACCTTTAATTGGAGGTGGGTTGGGCTGTtgaatggaaagaaaatgaaacataatgGTAGCACAGGACCGTGCAGAAAGTATTCAATGGGTGAGAGCAGATGAtcgaattagagcaaaaagacAGATATATAGAAAAAgtgcttgagagaaaaaaaaagtgatagagGGGAATGAGGCAAAAATAGGAAAAAGAGATAgaagattaatttactaatgaGAAACAACCTGTGACATTACACATGGACGATGTCCCGGAAGGAACGAGGAGAAGGCTCAAAACCAAAAGCATGTTGTTTATAATCTTCACGatgcaatgacaaataaatATCAAGCAAAACTACCATAGGTCAGGATTAAATGAATCCGCATACAAGATCCGTGTAGTTTTATACAGAAAACTGCTGTATTACCAGAACGTTCAAGTCGTCACGTATCGTTCGTGGCATATTCTTAAAACTGTTGCACACCTCCAGACATTTGCTAATTAATTTGAAAGAAGTCATGAATTATAAATGTCAATTGCGAATTTCTTTTTAACTACAAGCGATAGGTTCAATCCCGCGGGGTTCCATGATTCATTCATCCAGACACACAGGCTCACACACCCCCACCCTTATGCTTCACACATTTATCCCCATAACTACGCACACACACTCACGCCCTCACCCTCACGTATTACACATGGAACCCAATACACATACAAACTCACGCACACACGCAAGCACACCCCACATTCTCACACCTCAGGCATACACTCCCCTACCCAGGCTCGCACATGCACCCTCATCCTCACACACTGGTCCCCATACCCAGGCCAACGCGTATCCTAACCCTCACACATCAATAACTATATCCACGCTCACACACCGGCCTCACCCTCATACTTCACACGTTCATCCTCGCTCACACACCCCTCATCCTTatacccacacaaacacaccctccCCCTCATACCTCACATTCATACCCAGGTTCACAAGCAACCCTCACCTTCATATCTTACTAATCTCGCTACCCAGGCTAACATACACCCATCATCGTCACACCTCATACAATAACACCCCCTCCCCGTTAGTCCCACACACACCCCCTTCTCAAACATCACATTCATCCCCAAAATACCCAGGTCTGCATGCCCTATCCTCCTTATGAAGACTTCGGAATGTCATAATTTAATCTTATTCACAATTTTCATGAAGATTTTAATTCTTTGATCTACtttcatgtcttttttttcttcaaatcatttttttcggGGTGGGGTAGAAATTGCTATTGAGATTTCATGGTATTTCAAAAAGTAAAGTGCTATTAACGAAAAAATGGCTTAAAGTTGGAAGTGACTCCAAGAAACAAAACATCCAAAATCACGTTTACAACACGGTACGTGATATTACTGGATTCAAACTGGTAATTTGTTTCACTAAAACTGAACGTTCAACAAAATCTGAACGTTCAACCTCCACTACCAAACTACTTAAAAACCTTCACTAGCTTCCCGTCGAACAACGCATTAAATATAAGATATTGCTTTTAACCTACCGTTCACTTCACAACCTTGCCCCTTCATATATTTCCTCTCTCATTCATTCCTCTTCTACTACTCTTACTGGTCTTCGCTCATCTAATTCCATCAAACTAAAAGAACCAAGAACAAAGAAGACATGGGGTGACAGAGCATTCTTTGCTGCTGCACCCCGTCTCTGGAACTCACTTCCCCACACTGTTCAAATCTCATCCTCTCTTCAGTCATTCCAAACAAACTTGAAAACCTATATGTCTCATAACGTCCAATAATATGTGTACCCTAAtaactcaccccccccccctctccttatGAATTTGAGcgtattttttgttaatatatgattttatatttttccaatttactGTTAAGATTTGAATTTATGATGAATTGTCAGGCGCCTTGAGCATTCTTCGGAGTGGATATGTGCACATTAGAAatatggttattattattattattattcagcgTGATTCAGCGACTCGAGGTTTCCCTTTAAAATCAAATATCCAACTAATGATAAAAAGTGAAAGACGTGGTTTAAATGAACAGCTTGATTCCAAAAGGGGCTAAATCAACTTCTGAccaacattgattttttttttatatacatacacatgtatgtatattagACGTGGGAATTAAATGCACCATATCGCAATTGAACAACACAATGGGAATCGATTGCAAATTGGAGATTTATTCTAAAAGGAGCTATATCTACTATAAGGTGATTTGtaaaatttgttaattttactATTAAACTTCAAGTTATGCATTCAGAGTACGTATGTTTTGGATATTAGCTCACACCATCAGTCCAAATTtcgatgaaaataataaaatttatgtatttttatcaacaattttggatttagctcttttttaaatatcagcgtccttggaaatgttttatttctttttttaaaatttcagtgCATAAACATCaggaaagaaaatatgtaaaatgttCTTTGCTAGCAATATTTATGTGTTTCGTATATAATTGCCACAATCCAACATGTTTagaattgcaaaaaaaatgagattcaACTAAGGTTTTATTCCAAAAGAAGCTAAAtccatgaaaaattaaattttaatacattcttagaaattattgaatgCTAGATGTTTAGAAACATGGTTTAATAATCGAAAATGATAGCTCTATCGTATGAATCTAAAAACTTGATTTAcagaaaaacacaaaattagAATTTAGCTCTTTTTGGAATAAAAGTTTTCACACAcgaacacgcacacacacacacttgagCTCTCTGTCTCACATAAACACTACAAACATGCACTCTCTCTTTATCttctcacacaaacacacaccaacactctttctcttttttctctctctctctttttgtctctcctcttccttctcttttttacAACTCTTTTTTTACAACCATGGAGGCAGTTACCCCCTGCCCCTATAACGCAGCCCTTGACTCCttatctttctccctctctctttaacAAATTCTTTCTCATTCTCCCTTAAAAACACACACCGAGACACCCCacactctttttctttctctttctttcttcgtcTTTCTCTTATTCGCTTCCACCGACTCACCCAGTCTGTTCTTTCTGAAAGTCAAGACGACGCTTGCTCTGCCTGAAAAAAGGGTCTCGACTGATTCACAAGTACTCATGTTAAGAATGCCAACGGCTtgagtttgattgattacaatACTTTCAGGAGAAATTAATTAATATGAATAAGAGCTGAGCATTCATGCCTGACAAAAGTTTAAATTCTCTAGGCGATCAAAGGATTGAATGGGAGGggagaaaatcaaatctaattcATTTATTGTCAGAGGAGATGAATAAATGCGGAGTCTCCTTCAGGGAAAGTATGGAGGAAGGAATTACGCGACGTTTCAAAGCCATACTTCTCACAGAGCGTGTGTTAAATAATACTTCATTTCCCGGTAGATTCTAATCATTTAAATATTAAAAGGTATTCGACGTTTAATATATAGTCCTTTTCTATATCACCCTCTGGATATATAATTAGGGAAATTTGAGTTttccttgatttaaaaaaaggctATCATTAGTCGATgaacagacaaaagaatcacaGCAAAAACTTAGGTGTTAACGAGTGTATATAGAAAACCATACTACTCATTTCACTTAGGGGTCAAAGTTAGTGTGTGTTCAACACTAATGAGTATTGAGTGTTGTGCTCAATCTCAGGGTGTAGGTTAAACACCTCTATGCGTGGAATTCAAAACTTCTAAAACCAATCAAGTTTGTTTCTAAATGCTCTGCTTTTATTGAAACCAACTTATCTGATGAATCTTCCTAATTTGACTCAAGAAGAAAATACAGTCAGTTCGATGACCAATTAAAATGCATAGACATTTTAGAAGATAACATAATGAATTCTCGTGAATGGATTATGATTCATTAAAGTCTTGTCAACTTGACCAATGTTTGTAATATGATAGCCATGTTACCAGAACTTTTCGTTCCAATTGATTGTTATTGATGTTTTACAGTGAATGAGCCTATTAATTTAATCATGATGAATTCATGATTAATTCATTTCTAAGTAAGAATATGAAAAGGAATTTACctcataaatataaaaattcatTAGTATGGTCAGGCagagaagaaaaattgaaatcaaagCATATAAAGCAATTGGGGCcttaatatataataattagCAATTTCCATTCATTATGTCCAATTATTCAATTATACTGAAATAGATACTACTGATTGAACTCATTTACCACTGGTGAATTGAATATTTGGCGGACTTTAAATAGCAAGAATGGTTCGTAATTGGATGTTAAATTCATGCTGGTTTCAAAATAAGCCCGAGGaaagatttgataaataaaatattctttggaaccttctttttcattcaaaatacaaGGACCGTAAATATGTTAACAAATTTAAAAGACTGTTTAGGAACTAAATCGAATTGCAAATTGTATAGAAACTAAACCTCAAACTAATCTTCCCACTTGTTTTTCTAAACTGTTTTATCACCTTCCTTTTACCAGGAACTATAAAACTGATTCCTCGTAGAAGAaattaatattgtttaattaaattttcaactgaaaaaaatgtctGTTCATAATGGAAAGTGTTAGAATCAATTGGGGTTCATAATTTTGGTATATACGTGTATCCTGCAGTTAAGACGTCTATTTTGggattttttatatgaataagATCTTTCTTTAAAAGTTTTATTGTCATTGTGAATTCACTGATATTCCCTTTTCAATCTTAGCACAGTTGAACTATATGCAGAATCGTATTCATATAAAAGTTTGCATCTCCATAATATTCAATGAGTATATAAAAGTTtaccatttctttttataatgttatgtataatgtatgttgtattttgtattgatttgtaaACTTGATCTTTTGATGCTTGTaaagaaatgtaaataaattgaatatatattagCATATTTCTATAGAGACAGTGACGAATGAACCAGGgtcctgttgcagaaagagttccGTTttaacgcaagtcaaaaaatcaatcgcaagtcccaaatgcgcgtagttgattggttgaaaatcaagttgcgcatgattttatag
This region of Lytechinus variegatus isolate NC3 chromosome 18, Lvar_3.0, whole genome shotgun sequence genomic DNA includes:
- the LOC121432200 gene encoding uncharacterized protein LOC121432200, whose translation is MRGRVCLCGYKDEGCVSEDERVKYEAHGNRETLQYRSLTEDSVISCAVIYSSAASICLSAHGIEYFATCFPNSKVEKSQKSDITRSFDANLLIGYTDKDVELTFKCHYRTSRDTEVLTDEWHVEPVGSYDDCMKLWLDKAYGTPCSTASVFPFCENEMLTMMAFRSCFDWINRKSLQEGALPKKMAFPLQQTLQPPAFD